In the genome of Vibrio sp. 16, one region contains:
- a CDS encoding glycoside hydrolase family 16 protein, producing MLDKTPITQLMLTAIAGSLIAGCASTTDTPDASFITGKKPVALKQETITPSEKWQLAWQDNFDGERINPRYWSFEQNCWGGGNNEQQCYTDREQNAFVKDGFLHIVARKESFTGPDNPDGVKGGATKTLPYTSARLRTKGKRDQKYGRFEIRAKLPSGQGTWPAIWMLPTQSKYGTWAASGEIDILEAVNLNTQSDAPGAKPGDGENRIHATLHYGKAWPDNVHSGLGVTLPNGINPADDFHTYAIEWEEGEIRWYVDNIHYATQTHEGWYAQYEQDGQLVNADTLAPFNEKFHLLLNVAVGGSWAANANEKGVNSDIFPQTMLVDYVKVYRCSVDRWKGKGCAATSENATLVKGNQPPAILVQDDSYANGPELIIFEDSLNTSLAYGSYDPTDIVEHAEVDEPSRGKVLSISKLNGGGNLYFRSPKTDLSSWLESGVLSFDVKVESIGVGVELVVKMDSGWPATSDITVPLDGTSDWQTISIPVADIIAGGNRYVSGSADPANINNLLVFEPTGEMSILLDNIRMTK from the coding sequence ATGTTGGATAAAACACCGATTACTCAGCTTATGCTGACTGCGATTGCGGGCTCGCTCATTGCGGGATGCGCCAGTACGACAGACACCCCAGATGCGTCATTTATCACGGGTAAAAAGCCAGTGGCGTTGAAGCAAGAGACGATAACGCCGAGCGAAAAATGGCAGCTTGCGTGGCAAGATAACTTTGATGGCGAGCGTATTAACCCTCGCTACTGGTCGTTTGAGCAAAATTGCTGGGGCGGCGGTAACAATGAACAACAGTGCTACACAGACCGAGAGCAAAACGCCTTTGTTAAAGACGGTTTTCTTCATATTGTGGCGCGCAAAGAGTCATTTACCGGACCTGATAACCCTGACGGAGTAAAGGGAGGCGCGACGAAAACCTTGCCCTACACATCGGCAAGGCTGAGAACCAAAGGCAAGCGTGACCAAAAATATGGTCGTTTCGAGATTCGCGCCAAACTGCCATCTGGGCAAGGTACGTGGCCTGCGATTTGGATGCTGCCGACACAAAGCAAATATGGCACTTGGGCCGCCTCGGGAGAGATCGACATTCTTGAAGCGGTCAACCTGAACACTCAATCCGATGCGCCAGGCGCGAAACCGGGTGACGGAGAAAACCGAATTCATGCGACACTGCATTACGGTAAAGCGTGGCCAGATAACGTGCACAGTGGGTTGGGCGTTACCTTACCGAATGGGATTAACCCTGCCGACGATTTCCATACTTACGCTATTGAATGGGAAGAGGGCGAAATTCGTTGGTATGTAGACAACATTCACTATGCAACGCAAACTCATGAAGGTTGGTACGCTCAGTATGAACAAGACGGGCAGTTGGTGAATGCCGACACGCTTGCGCCATTCAATGAGAAGTTTCACTTATTGCTCAATGTCGCTGTTGGTGGTTCTTGGGCGGCCAATGCGAATGAAAAAGGCGTTAATAGTGACATTTTCCCGCAAACCATGTTGGTTGATTATGTCAAAGTGTACCGCTGCTCAGTTGACCGCTGGAAAGGGAAGGGCTGCGCGGCCACTTCAGAAAACGCCACCTTGGTAAAAGGAAATCAGCCACCTGCTATTTTGGTTCAAGATGACAGCTATGCGAATGGACCCGAGTTGATAATATTTGAAGACTCACTCAACACCAGCTTAGCTTATGGCAGTTATGACCCGACCGATATTGTGGAACACGCGGAGGTTGATGAGCCGAGTCGAGGCAAGGTGCTGTCTATCTCGAAACTCAATGGTGGAGGCAACCTCTACTTCCGCTCACCAAAGACCGATTTGTCGTCTTGGTTAGAATCTGGGGTACTGAGCTTTGACGTTAAAGTGGAGAGCATCGGTGTTGGTGTGGAGTTGGTCGTGAAGATGGACAGTGGTTGGCCTGCGACCAGTGATATCACGGTTCCTCTCGATGGGACGAGCGATTGGCAAACCATCTCAATCCCTGTTGCCGATATCATTGCAGGGGGCAACCGCTATGTTTCCGGTAGCGCCGATCCCGCCAACATCAATAACTTGCTGGTATTTGAGCCGACCGGAGAAATGAGCATATTGCTGGATAACATCCGAATGACCAAGTAA
- a CDS encoding LacI family DNA-binding transcriptional regulator: MITIKEVAELAKVSQATVSRAINNHPTVKEANRKKVFAAIEQLGYKPNAFAQALASSRSNSIGMLVGSLDGPFYGPLMHHTEDTIRRNNNHLIVTSGQESHTKERESIEFLRSKRVDGFILHSDKLSDDELIEVVKETPATIILNRFIPDIADNCIFIDNELGGYLATKHLLDKGHQKIACITGQLSKGDSRDRLQGYRLALAEAGITYNPSYVIEGRFDHDGNHERTRRLLDRAPDITAVFCQNDNIALAVYDVAAERNITIGKDLSVVGFDNDYHSAHIRPRLTTVNFPVEEMGREAARGVLAIVQDNPANMKKQLQPELIVRDSVGTL, translated from the coding sequence TTGATTACAATAAAAGAAGTCGCAGAGTTGGCCAAAGTTTCCCAAGCAACTGTCTCTCGTGCAATTAACAATCACCCGACTGTGAAAGAAGCGAACCGTAAGAAAGTGTTTGCTGCGATTGAGCAACTCGGATACAAGCCCAATGCATTTGCTCAGGCATTAGCATCCAGTCGTTCTAACAGCATCGGCATGCTTGTGGGCTCGTTAGATGGTCCCTTTTATGGTCCGTTAATGCACCACACGGAAGACACCATTCGCCGTAACAACAATCACTTGATTGTGACTAGCGGTCAGGAGTCTCACACCAAAGAGCGCGAGTCGATTGAATTTTTGCGCTCTAAACGCGTAGATGGCTTCATTTTGCACTCAGACAAACTGTCTGACGACGAACTCATAGAGGTGGTCAAAGAGACCCCTGCGACCATCATTTTGAATCGCTTTATCCCAGATATTGCTGATAACTGCATTTTTATCGACAACGAGTTGGGCGGCTATCTTGCAACCAAGCATTTACTCGACAAAGGCCATCAGAAAATCGCTTGTATTACGGGTCAACTCAGTAAAGGGGATAGCCGAGACCGACTGCAAGGCTATCGTCTAGCCCTTGCAGAAGCGGGGATCACCTATAATCCGTCCTATGTGATTGAAGGGCGATTTGACCATGATGGCAACCATGAGCGCACTCGACGCCTTTTGGATCGCGCCCCAGACATCACCGCGGTCTTTTGCCAAAACGATAATATTGCCCTTGCGGTGTATGACGTTGCCGCTGAACGCAACATCACCATTGGCAAAGACTTATCGGTGGTAGGCTTTGACAATGATTACCACAGCGCCCACATTCGCCCTAGATTGACAACCGTTAACTTCCCAGTCGAAGAGATGGGCAGGGAAGCGGCCAGAGGTGTGCTGGCGATTGTGCAAGACAACCCAGCGAATATGAAAAAGCAGCTTCAACCAGAGCTCATTGTTCGAGACTCTGTCGGCACGCTATAA